Proteins from one Nitratidesulfovibrio sp. genomic window:
- a CDS encoding MarR family transcriptional regulator translates to MNISTTEKLFHQLHYCMNLLHRGHGPHGPHGGRGGAHRGQGRVLAMLADRDGLSPRDLAALLRVQPPSLSELLDKLSRDGSIERRRHEEDQRMSSVFLTEKGRAMVDEVRQARKDAAETTLAGLTAEEQENLSALLDKLIASLEARDGEDGACRRMDGHGHGHERGRGRHGCCGGEDAVAEDGRGGRHGHGPHGQGHHGQGPHGQGCCHAAHGPEGRADAEAERGGCHGHDRASHGGHGGQGRGGHHGQGGRGRHDGFGPHGPRGGQGLEAEAPKAADRDTDATETFATADAERDA, encoded by the coding sequence ATGAACATTTCCACCACCGAAAAGCTGTTTCACCAGCTACACTATTGCATGAATCTGCTGCACCGGGGCCATGGCCCGCACGGTCCGCATGGCGGTCGCGGCGGCGCGCATCGCGGGCAGGGCCGGGTTCTGGCCATGCTGGCCGACCGGGACGGGCTGAGCCCGCGCGACCTTGCCGCCCTGCTGCGCGTGCAGCCGCCTTCGCTTAGCGAACTGCTGGACAAGCTTTCGCGCGATGGCAGCATCGAACGCCGCCGCCACGAGGAAGACCAGCGCATGAGTTCCGTGTTCCTGACCGAAAAGGGTCGGGCCATGGTGGACGAGGTACGCCAGGCCCGCAAGGACGCGGCGGAAACAACTCTGGCCGGTCTGACAGCAGAGGAGCAGGAAAACCTTTCCGCGTTGCTGGACAAGCTCATCGCCTCGCTGGAAGCCAGGGACGGTGAAGACGGGGCCTGCCGCCGCATGGATGGCCATGGGCATGGACACGAGCGGGGCCGGGGCCGCCATGGCTGCTGCGGGGGCGAGGACGCCGTGGCTGAAGACGGGCGCGGCGGACGGCATGGGCATGGTCCTCACGGACAGGGTCACCACGGACAGGGTCCGCATGGGCAGGGCTGCTGCCACGCGGCGCACGGCCCCGAAGGCCGCGCCGATGCGGAAGCAGAACGCGGCGGATGCCACGGGCATGATCGCGCCAGTCACGGGGGTCACGGCGGACAGGGGCGAGGCGGGCATCACGGACAGGGCGGCCGGGGACGTCACGACGGGTTCGGTCCGCACGGTCCGCGCGGCGGTCAAGGGCTGGAAGCCGAGGCCCCCAAGGCCGCTGACCGCGACACCGACGCTACGGAAACCTTCGCTACGGCGGATGCGGAGCGCGACGCATAA
- a CDS encoding M99 family carboxypeptidase catalytic domain-containing protein, producing the protein MMTHRTAQRPAAFRHGVRPWLYCLAALLCLHAAPALAASPAQAKRPATTQIVASASPAPAVVTAAADLTKTPPRHTELDFNLYKLGTGSGPTVLVVGGIQGDEPGGFSAASLLVTHYAITNGSVWVVPNLNFPSMIKRSRGPNGDMNRKFAALRKDDPEYDTVCRIKDIILDKQVDIILNLHDGSGFYRPKNEGPMRNPMRWGQSVIIDQAALPGARHGDLAAMAQKAVREANGGLLSPAHEYHLKNTRTAEGDHEMEKTLTFFAIRHGKPAFGIEASKDFSTEQRAYYHLRVLESFLRQMGVGFKRDFAMTPRGVLAALESDVAVAFFDQRLYLPLDDVRASLGYIPLKKGEKVSFTATKPILAVVGEDDGYRVFYGNRALTRITPEWREYTDGPGSLSLDVDGRKLVVPFGRMITVRDTFTVHPVDGFRVNAIGAQVARPDARDDSECDVAIRKKDFQNRFSIDKSGNIYRVEVYRGEKFAGMILVRFEGGAKPGKRDMRPSVAGRESLLGY; encoded by the coding sequence ATGATGACGCACCGCACCGCACAACGCCCGGCCGCATTCCGCCACGGCGTCCGCCCTTGGCTGTACTGTCTTGCCGCGCTGCTCTGCCTGCACGCCGCGCCCGCGCTGGCGGCGTCGCCCGCCCAGGCCAAGCGGCCCGCCACCACGCAGATAGTGGCTTCGGCCAGCCCCGCGCCCGCCGTCGTCACCGCCGCCGCCGACCTGACCAAGACCCCGCCCCGCCACACCGAACTGGACTTCAACCTGTACAAGCTGGGCACGGGCAGCGGCCCCACCGTACTGGTGGTGGGCGGCATACAGGGGGACGAGCCGGGCGGCTTTTCCGCCGCGTCACTGCTGGTCACCCACTACGCCATCACCAATGGCTCGGTGTGGGTGGTGCCCAACCTCAACTTTCCCAGCATGATCAAGCGCTCGCGCGGGCCCAACGGCGACATGAACCGCAAGTTCGCCGCCCTGCGCAAGGACGACCCGGAATACGACACCGTCTGCCGCATCAAGGACATCATCCTCGACAAACAGGTGGACATCATCCTGAACCTGCATGACGGCAGCGGCTTCTACCGCCCCAAGAACGAAGGCCCCATGCGCAACCCCATGCGCTGGGGGCAGAGCGTGATCATCGACCAGGCCGCCCTGCCCGGCGCACGCCACGGCGATCTCGCCGCCATGGCCCAGAAGGCCGTGCGCGAGGCCAACGGGGGGCTGCTGAGCCCCGCGCACGAATACCACCTGAAGAACACCCGCACGGCAGAAGGCGACCACGAGATGGAGAAGACCCTGACCTTCTTCGCCATCCGCCACGGCAAGCCCGCCTTCGGCATAGAGGCCAGCAAGGACTTTTCCACAGAGCAGCGCGCCTACTACCACCTGCGGGTGCTGGAATCGTTCCTGCGCCAGATGGGCGTGGGCTTCAAGCGCGACTTCGCCATGACCCCACGCGGCGTGCTGGCCGCGCTGGAAAGCGACGTGGCCGTGGCCTTCTTCGACCAGCGGCTGTACCTGCCGCTGGACGACGTGCGCGCATCGCTGGGGTACATACCGCTCAAGAAGGGCGAAAAGGTTTCGTTCACCGCCACCAAGCCCATCCTGGCCGTGGTGGGCGAGGACGACGGGTACCGGGTGTTCTACGGCAACCGGGCGCTGACGCGCATCACCCCCGAATGGCGCGAATACACCGACGGCCCCGGCTCGCTCTCGCTGGACGTGGATGGCCGCAAGCTGGTGGTGCCCTTCGGCAGGATGATCACCGTGCGCGACACCTTCACCGTGCACCCCGTGGACGGCTTTCGCGTCAACGCCATCGGCGCGCAGGTGGCCCGGCCCGATGCGCGGGACGACAGCGAATGCGACGTGGCCATCCGCAAGAAGGACTTCCAGAACCGCTTTTCCATCGACAAGTCGGGCAACATCTACCGGGTGGAAGTGTACCGGGGCGAAAAGTTCGCGGGCATGATCCTGGTGCGCTTCGAGGGCGGGGCCAAGCCCGGCAAGCGCGACATGCGGCCTTCGGTGGCCGGGCGAGAAAGTCTGCTGGGCTACTAG
- a CDS encoding SEC-C domain-containing protein, producing MAIAGLSESERLEIVASTMKKMEMLGHRLRELIATQPPCDLLGYVYGTSLMQGVTGATKEAECSENAEAICRITEDTQFLLEYVHAVLASIPDRGIGLFDEAVCAKIFECARELRMTAMVHAMRSSGGTEGGFFGPNTADIEAQAKMVWVTLRGNRYMVLEGEFYTFVLAPHDVLLRETYGVGADEIAAGFQNMANSIRTGHSAAFEQIEEQLDAAQAFADARGQSLEKATANWAAEHAGDREMAVRAFDDMMHGGICNVSRHTMLPATLLADLAYDRGEDVEFYADGPYSGTPFRTLPARKKPLVKLGDEYYATDSCFIRDAGYRALLHNLLRRRPDYRKEFEARQKSMTEMAVIEILSAQLKGAVVHREVYYRDTTTRQWAESDTLILIDDMLMLVEAKSGAAATIASPALDFARHTQAVQELVIKAYRQCRRFFEYLQSANEVPIFKLENGKHVECGRLRRTDYRVMLPIGLTVESFSPFSTMCKEFQDIAPILGKHPFLSLSIDELLVLTRFLPTMGGLAHYLEVRQAVAGMKGVFLFDEFDHLGAYIERNRFDWVLAKQLAEGNFSMLTWDGMSGVVDRHFEGVDWEDRQVPMQDFPPELRGLLDALDRTRAPGWLSAESHIRNFRDEVRNNLAGVLAKLRASLAVHPSRNFSLMGETPLFVWLQRANTPHDPLVVKDKASASALAAEAGNMTALFVVAEPNGRYVAAKQFDVDIPTKRTALNTHLFEEADRMQRRKVGIEQKSTPTRRLGRNEPCWCGSKLKFKKCHGR from the coding sequence ATGGCAATTGCGGGGCTGTCTGAATCGGAAAGGCTTGAGATTGTGGCATCTACCATGAAAAAAATGGAGATGCTCGGCCATCGGTTGCGTGAGTTGATCGCAACACAACCACCTTGTGATTTGCTGGGATATGTTTACGGAACGTCCTTGATGCAGGGAGTGACAGGCGCCACAAAAGAGGCAGAATGTTCGGAAAACGCGGAAGCCATATGTCGTATCACCGAAGATACACAGTTCCTGCTTGAGTATGTCCACGCAGTTCTTGCTTCGATTCCTGATCGAGGCATTGGCTTATTTGATGAGGCGGTCTGCGCCAAAATTTTCGAGTGCGCCAGGGAGTTGAGAATGACCGCCATGGTGCACGCCATGAGGAGTTCTGGCGGAACGGAAGGTGGCTTTTTTGGGCCGAATACAGCGGACATCGAAGCTCAAGCAAAAATGGTATGGGTCACGCTGCGCGGTAACCGCTACATGGTATTGGAGGGCGAGTTCTACACCTTCGTTCTTGCCCCGCACGACGTACTCCTCCGCGAAACTTACGGGGTAGGTGCAGATGAGATCGCTGCGGGATTTCAGAACATGGCCAACTCCATTCGGACCGGACACTCTGCTGCATTCGAACAAATCGAGGAACAGTTAGACGCCGCACAGGCCTTCGCTGATGCGCGAGGCCAGTCGCTTGAAAAAGCGACCGCAAATTGGGCGGCAGAGCACGCAGGCGATAGAGAGATGGCTGTGCGGGCCTTCGATGACATGATGCACGGTGGGATATGCAATGTCAGCCGTCACACGATGCTCCCGGCTACGCTTTTGGCGGATTTGGCCTACGACCGAGGCGAGGATGTAGAATTCTACGCGGATGGGCCATATTCCGGAACGCCTTTCCGGACGCTGCCAGCCCGCAAGAAGCCGCTGGTGAAGCTCGGCGACGAGTATTACGCCACTGATTCCTGCTTCATCAGAGATGCTGGATATCGCGCGCTGCTCCACAACCTGTTGCGGCGGAGGCCAGATTACAGAAAAGAATTTGAAGCGCGCCAGAAATCCATGACTGAGATGGCCGTCATTGAAATTCTTTCCGCCCAACTGAAGGGTGCCGTTGTCCATCGGGAAGTCTACTACCGGGACACGACAACCAGGCAGTGGGCTGAGAGTGACACGCTGATCCTCATCGACGATATGCTGATGTTGGTGGAAGCGAAGTCCGGCGCAGCGGCGACCATTGCATCGCCAGCCTTGGATTTTGCACGTCACACGCAGGCAGTGCAGGAACTCGTGATCAAGGCGTATAGACAATGCCGTCGCTTCTTTGAATATCTGCAATCGGCAAACGAGGTGCCCATCTTCAAGTTGGAGAATGGCAAGCACGTCGAATGTGGCCGCCTGCGGCGAACCGATTATCGGGTAATGCTCCCAATCGGCCTGACGGTGGAATCGTTTTCGCCATTTTCCACCATGTGCAAAGAATTTCAGGATATTGCTCCCATCCTTGGAAAGCATCCCTTTCTCTCACTTTCAATCGATGAGTTGCTTGTCCTGACGCGGTTCCTTCCGACAATGGGGGGGCTCGCGCATTATTTGGAGGTCCGTCAGGCCGTCGCTGGCATGAAAGGCGTCTTCCTCTTCGACGAGTTCGATCACCTTGGTGCTTACATTGAAAGAAACCGGTTTGACTGGGTTCTTGCGAAGCAACTCGCCGAAGGCAATTTCAGCATGTTGACGTGGGATGGCATGAGCGGTGTCGTGGATCGTCATTTTGAGGGTGTAGATTGGGAGGATCGGCAAGTACCCATGCAGGACTTTCCCCCCGAGTTGCGTGGATTGCTGGACGCGTTGGATCGGACACGGGCACCGGGGTGGCTCTCTGCCGAGAGTCACATCCGAAACTTCCGGGATGAAGTAAGGAATAATCTTGCTGGCGTGCTGGCAAAATTACGCGCCTCCCTTGCCGTGCATCCGTCTCGGAACTTTTCGCTTATGGGGGAAACGCCCCTGTTTGTTTGGCTCCAGCGCGCAAACACGCCGCATGACCCTCTTGTCGTGAAGGACAAGGCCAGCGCATCCGCATTGGCGGCGGAAGCTGGGAATATGACAGCGCTCTTCGTTGTCGCCGAACCCAATGGCCGCTATGTCGCTGCCAAGCAGTTCGATGTCGACATTCCGACGAAACGAACGGCATTGAATACCCATCTTTTCGAAGAGGCCGATCGTATGCAACGCCGCAAGGTTGGCATAGAGCAAAAGTCAACGCCGACCCGACGGCTGGGGCGCAACGAACCATGCTGGTGTGGCAGCAAGCTGAAGTTCAAAAAATGCCACGGTCGTTAA
- a CDS encoding M15 family metallopeptidase, whose protein sequence is MNRRRFLIAACACALHLAAMGTALAGPAVRPALRRGSGPLGSVPSPSGASGASGAGSSPTPSGQSASGPKNPPPPLDDDLVAQQTDHPNDLDAPPGIDDAVRDYLFKMRRFDSPHPSDITLPPQRIPVLHAATDRLGRLERTVGHGFFYLLGFDEAVRVARRYPAVGSFSPQELALIDELFHADASAYGFMGMKPLNSLTATIPSREVYKVPGMGNYVYQGEPRATWETIRRLLGEDVVLTSGVRGIMKQFHLFLTKASTNGGNLSLASRSLAPPGYSFHGIGDFDVGQRGYGARNFTSAFTATPVFRRLEELGYITLRYPQDNMLGVRFEPWHIKVATA, encoded by the coding sequence ATGAACAGACGACGGTTTCTCATCGCCGCGTGCGCCTGCGCGCTGCACCTGGCCGCCATGGGCACCGCCCTTGCCGGGCCAGCAGTGCGCCCCGCCCTGCGGCGCGGCAGCGGGCCGCTGGGGTCTGTCCCGTCCCCGTCAGGTGCATCGGGCGCATCGGGCGCCGGGTCTTCCCCTACCCCGTCCGGGCAATCCGCATCAGGCCCCAAAAATCCCCCCCCGCCGCTGGACGACGACCTGGTCGCCCAGCAGACGGACCACCCCAACGATCTGGACGCCCCCCCCGGCATCGACGACGCCGTGCGCGACTACCTGTTCAAGATGCGCCGGTTCGACAGCCCCCACCCCAGCGACATCACCCTGCCGCCCCAGCGCATCCCCGTGTTGCACGCCGCCACCGACAGGCTGGGCCGCCTTGAGCGCACCGTGGGGCATGGTTTCTTCTACCTGCTCGGCTTTGACGAGGCGGTGCGGGTGGCCCGGCGCTACCCGGCTGTCGGCTCCTTCAGCCCGCAGGAACTGGCCCTCATCGACGAACTGTTCCATGCGGACGCATCCGCCTACGGGTTCATGGGCATGAAGCCGCTGAACTCGCTGACCGCCACCATCCCCTCGCGCGAGGTGTACAAGGTGCCGGGCATGGGCAACTACGTCTACCAGGGCGAACCACGCGCCACGTGGGAAACCATCCGCCGCCTGCTGGGCGAGGACGTGGTGCTCACCTCCGGCGTGCGCGGCATCATGAAGCAGTTCCACCTGTTCCTCACCAAGGCCTCCACCAACGGCGGCAACCTGTCGCTGGCCTCGCGCTCGCTGGCCCCGCCGGGGTATTCGTTCCACGGCATAGGCGACTTCGACGTGGGGCAGCGCGGCTACGGCGCGCGCAACTTCACCTCTGCCTTCACGGCCACCCCGGTTTTCCGGCGGCTGGAGGAACTGGGTTACATCACCCTGCGCTACCCGCAGGACAACATGCTGGGGGTCCGCTTCGAACCCTGGCACATCAAGGTCGCCACCGCATGA
- a CDS encoding helix-turn-helix transcriptional regulator, with the protein MKQLLSTREVAKVLGVNEKMVYSLITEKGLPATKVTGKWLFPAHLVEQWLENNTVNHPERAGGTVQPGGGVLVVAGSNDLLLDKALALFADLNPGHIAAFANLGSLGGLRAMREGLCHMAASHLMEGGPGQVPEPAATTGPGAASPDAARAGNGGKAGRDYNFGHARQELDEAPAVVNFCIREQGYLVAPGNPNAVRDAGDIVRKGLRVVNRPLGTGTRLLFDTELSRVGADPLRIPGYGTEVRRHLDAGIEVLAGRADAAPGIRAVAGLLGLGFVPVQRERFDLLVPRARYFDRGVQLFLGMLVDARFRALADGFEGYDLSRAGRVVFPGDAP; encoded by the coding sequence GTGAAGCAGCTGCTATCCACCCGCGAGGTGGCCAAGGTGCTCGGCGTCAACGAAAAGATGGTCTACAGCCTGATCACCGAAAAGGGACTGCCCGCCACCAAGGTGACCGGCAAGTGGCTGTTCCCCGCGCATCTGGTGGAGCAGTGGCTGGAAAACAATACGGTCAACCATCCGGAACGCGCGGGCGGCACGGTGCAGCCGGGCGGCGGCGTACTGGTGGTGGCGGGCAGCAACGACCTGCTGCTGGACAAGGCGCTGGCCCTGTTCGCGGACCTGAACCCCGGCCACATCGCGGCCTTTGCCAACCTGGGTAGCCTGGGTGGCCTGCGGGCCATGCGCGAGGGGTTGTGCCACATGGCGGCCAGCCATCTGATGGAAGGCGGCCCCGGTCAGGTGCCGGAGCCTGCGGCGACCACCGGGCCCGGCGCGGCGTCTCCGGACGCGGCACGGGCCGGCAACGGGGGCAAAGCGGGCCGTGACTACAATTTCGGCCATGCCCGGCAAGAGCTGGACGAGGCCCCGGCGGTGGTCAACTTCTGCATCCGCGAGCAGGGCTATCTGGTGGCCCCCGGCAATCCCAATGCCGTGCGCGATGCGGGCGACATCGTGCGCAAGGGGCTGCGGGTGGTCAACAGGCCGCTGGGCACGGGCACGCGGCTGCTGTTCGACACAGAACTTTCCCGCGTGGGGGCGGACCCCCTGCGCATTCCCGGCTACGGCACCGAGGTGCGCCGCCATCTGGACGCGGGCATAGAGGTACTGGCGGGCCGGGCCGACGCGGCCCCCGGCATCCGCGCCGTGGCCGGGCTGTTGGGGCTTGGCTTTGTGCCGGTGCAGCGCGAACGGTTCGACCTGCTGGTGCCCCGCGCCCGCTACTTCGACCGGGGGGTGCAGCTGTTTCTGGGCATGCTGGTGGACGCGCGCTTCCGCGCCCTGGCCGACGGCTTCGAGGGGTATGACCTGTCCCGGGCCGGGCGGGTGGTGTTTCCCGGCGACGCGCCGTAG